In Equus caballus isolate H_3958 breed thoroughbred chromosome 22, TB-T2T, whole genome shotgun sequence, the sequence CCTACTTGGAAGAGGGTCTAAGGAAAAATAGCAGGAAGGGTGAGGAGCGGGGCCCTGAGCACGACCAGCAAAGGGTTCCCATCCTTCCTACCTGTCTCTGCTCAGACCTAGGCCTCCAGGTCCAGGGGACAGGCACCTCAACAACAGACGCCACTTGCATATGTCATGAGGGCCAACACTGTTCCAGCGATGCCTGTGAAAGCTGCATCCTGCACAGCCCGTGCGCCCCTGGTCTTGGGGTCAAGCAGCTCGGTAAGTGGCCTGTCTGGGAATCAGCTctagaggcaggagagaggagccAAGGGCCAAAGGTGAGGGGCTGGGCAGTGGGCACTCAGCCCCAGAGGCGGAGGGGATGGAGACGCTAACCTATGTGGGAATCTCTGCTAGAGTGAGCAGGAAATGGAACCTTCTTGGTTCCACCTGGCACCATGGGTGTCTGCCTGGGGAGGGCGGTGGGAGGAGCCCTCCCAGGGGCTGCAGCAGTCAGGAGAGCATTATGCAGGGGGAAGAGTCCTTAAAGCAGGCGGTTCTTCCTGCCCTGTCTGTCCACCGGTTCCCTTGAGGGCCAGACAGGCGGTCCTTGGGATGATTAatgtctcctcctccctcccagccacaggGGTTTCGGATACCGTCTGCGAACCCTGCCCAGTCGGCTTCTTCTCCAAAGTATCATCTGCTTTGGAAAAGTGTCACCCTTGGACAAGGTATAAGGACTCATCCCTTGTGTTTCCTGCCCCAAGAGGGGCGTGGGACCTGTTTCCATTCTATCCAGCCACCTGTCCTTCAGCCCCTGCTCCCCAGGTCCACACACACTCGTGCACTTGTAGAACTTCTAGAGTGACCTCGTGGCCGACCAGATGGACACCATTCAGTATTTTCTTGCTTGTTCTCTCTTGGTGGTAATAGACACTTGTTGATCTCTCCATCTTGCCTTCTTGGGGGCACTGTGACACCTCTCTTACTTTCTTTCTACCcctcttctgctctttctccccccgcccccccaacccTGAATCAGTTGCCAGGTCCTCGGCATCTCGCCTTCCAAATGTCTTGGgattccttctccttcccagcaTCTCTACTGTCCCCACTTTAGTTTGGGCCTCATCAACGCGGTCTGGATGATGCTTTAGCCCCCTCACCAGCTGCCCGGCCTCTGGTCTCTCCCCTTTAGCGGGTTTTCCATTCTCTTGCCAAAGTGAGCTTTCTACAGCTCAGTTTGGGTCACAGCACTCCCTATTTAAAATGCTTCATGGCTCTCTGTGCCTCTAGGATGGAACCCAGGCTCCTGCATGTGGCCTCTGATCTTCCAGCTCCATTTCCTGATCTCTTCCCACATCCTGCTCTGTGCAATCCCCTCAACACACTGTTCCTTCTCTTGCATCAAACTCTTCTGCCTGGAGTACCCTTACGCACACACCCAATTAACTttttatgttgaattttaaaaaatggataagaCAGGAACATGGGACAGAAAGCACAAAAGGGCCTATTGTGATGTCTTCCCTTTACCCTCCCCTCCCTAGAGGCAGCCAGTGTTCCTGTGTGTTCTTCCAGAGATTCTGtgtacaaaaaaaataaatgcacacacatgcaaacacagacacacacagcatCCATACAAATAGTAGTGTCCCATATATACTTTGCTATTTGTACTGTCTGCCTTTCTCTAGTAGATTGCAATCCCCTTCAGTGTAGAGActtggctttttttcttcttccactgGTGTATCCCTTAAGCGTAGAACAGTGCCCGAtgcatggcaggtgctcaacaaatgttgagTGATAACTGCAGGCACCTTGGTGTAGTGGAATCAGAGTGCCGGGTTCCACCCTCACTGCAGTTTAGAAAGGGTGCAGTTTGTGTCAGTGTGTGACCCCCTTTTTTCTGAGCCTCGGTgtcctcatttggaaaatgggaaTGACCTTCATCTCACATGCTTGGGGAAATGGCAGGTGAAAGTGTTTTGCACACTCTTGGGCTCTCTTCTCATGTAAGACTCTTCTCATGCATGTGCTCTCTCTgaagcttctttctctttctccacgtcagttgtttttttctctggggtgtccttctctgtctgtgCCTCCCCACTCCTTCTGGGACCACCCTGGACCGGGTCTCCCTCATCTCATATCTCAGCTCCCGCAGTGGCCTTCTGGTGGCCGCTTTGCTGCAATTTCTCCTCGTGTGAGCTCTCTGGTCAGCTGAGTCCTCTCACTGCTGAAGTCATCTGGTTGGATGCTGACGTGACTCACCCGCTGACTCCAGTTGAAACCTTCCAGGCTGATTATCAGTGATCTGGTTCTAAAGGACCAATTTTCCGTAGCTCCCGAACACCACCTGGCATTCCACCAACCTAATCCCTTGCATCACGTTGTCCTGCTTAGCTAGAATGTACTGCTGCTCTAAATTTTACTTCTTGCAGGGTACACTTAGATCTAACTTCCCCAGGGAAGTCTTTCTGAATGACCCTTAAACCAGAGGTTCTCAGCTGAGCAATTTTGTTCCCCAGGGGACATCTGACAATATCTGGAGacgttttggttgtcacaactagggagAAGgatgttactggcatctagtgggtggaagccaaggatgctgccaaacatcctgTGGTATACAGGACAGCCCCGATAACAGAGAATTATGCAGCTGAACTCATCTCTCCATTCCAGCCATTGTGGACTTTGTCTCCCCTTCTCTGAACAGTTCCCAGTTCACTTTCGCCTCTGTCACAAAACTTGGCACTCATTAGAGACTGTCCGATTATTACTCCTTCAAGATGTGCAACAATCTTTTCTCTGCACCCCTGAGTTCCCTAAGCACAGAGTCTGTGTTATTCCCATAATAACCAGCGTAGGAGGTTGCACATAATAGCTGCTCAGCGAACCTGGACTTGTTGGTTGTTGACTATCTCTGTTTGGGGTTGGAAATATTTTGGTTGGGGAAACTTAatgtctctttctgtgtgtgtgtgtgtgtgtgtgcacgtgtgcacacatgtgtCTGTACACAGCTGTGATACCAAAGGCCTGGTGGAACTACAGGCAGGGACTAACAAGACTGATGCTGTTTGTGGTGAGTCCTGGAGAATGGGCCCCGGCAGCAGGCTAGGAGGGTGGCGAATTgagggggagactgaggcacacaGAAACACCTggtggggaaagagggaggggagtTGAAGTGACAGGAGGAGGCAGTTTGGAGTCGTggcatcccagctctgccacttatctGTGGAGTCTGGGCAGGTCATCtcccctctctgaccctcagtttcttgatctgtaaaatgggatgctAATAGTGCCACCCTTAGTAGGCTGGTGTAAGTGCCTGGCATGGGCTCTTGCACCTCGGAGATGCTCCGTCAGTGCTGTCGTGCCACCCTGCACTTCGACTACCAGCATGGTGTGATGCTGTTTCCTCTCAAGGCCTCAGTTTTGATTTTAGAATGAGGAGGTTGCCCGATAGCACAGATCACAGACTCAAATAACTATAGGGACTAGGCAGGTCATGTTAATAAATGGAAAAGGTCGGAAGTAAGAAAAACACAccctctttgctttttcttaaagTTTGCTTTCCTcttggcagggctgggactcaaGTGAGCTGAGCAAGGCACTGACCTGGGGCACAATATTTAAGGGGGTGCCAGAAAAATGCAGTAATCAAGATAAACAACATTTTGATGccgtatttttttaaaaaaataaaaattaatgcaaaaaagtccataatgaacaaaatatcaaaacttaAAGACCGGATCTGACCCTGCCCTTGCGTGACGCTGCCTCACCCACCTCATCCTAATCCCAGCCTtggtcccaataaaactttatttaaaaaacaggtgGCTGGCCTATGAGCCATCGTTTGCTGATCTGATGTTTCAAAACATGACGTTAAAATATTGTGTATCTTGATTACCGAGTTTTTTGTGTCCCCTTAAGTTTTGTCCCGAGGTGAGTGTCTCACTGGCCTCACCCTAGTCTCTGACCTGcctgtttgtctttctttcattttcccatGGAGAATAGAGACTTAGGTTCAAGAAATACTTTCCTTTCCCCTCCATTTTTCTATAACAAAGGCAACAGTGCAGACATAAACGATGCTGGACCTCAGCATTGGGCAGAGAgtagggaggggtggggagtgtgCTGAGCTGGTGCAGGCCGGTGGGTGCCAGGTGGGGCTGCTGGCCCAGTGGGGCCAGATCTTCTAAATTTCTAAGAGAAACCAGATATGTAGATTTTAAATATGCAAtctcccaattttaaaatgttggcaaATATTTCAAAACTCTTTTTAAATGTGCCGGTCACACTAAGACATCTGCCAGCCACGTTTTACCAGGGCCCCCTGTTTGAAACCTCTGATGTAGATGAGCTCAGTCCGGCAAGGTGCAGCTGCTTCGGGCATGGAGGTGGGGAGCCATCGCTGAAGCCTCGATTTTTCCAGGTTTCCGGAATCGGATGAGAGCTCTGGTAGTGATCCCCATCACGATGGGGGTCCTGTTTGCTGTCCTGTTGCTGTCTGCCTGTATCAGTGAGTGCCCAGGTGGGGAGGTGATgtgggcgggagggagggagggaggataagGTACTGCACCTGTTTCCTGATTTGGCCTGTGGCCTCACCAACTCCccattcccttttttttctctctctaggaAAGGTGGCCAAGGAGCCAGAAAATAAGGTAGGTCACCCCTGGGAACCAGAACAGAGTTTCAGCAAACCAGAAAGAAAGATTGACTCATTGTTGCCTATATGGCAGTTAAACTGATTCAGGGTCTGTCCCTGCGGCCAGTAGGGTGACAGCAGAACTCTGTCCCCATGCTGCGTTCCAGGGCTCCTCCTGTTGGGTCCCTGGGCACCAGCCTTTGTCATCTCcagagctcacctcctcccagggctgCCCCGGCACAGTTGGCAAAATCTgatatttgttgttcttttctggCTTTCAGTACATGAGGACCCTTATCTTTGGGGCCTTTGTTTGGGGGTCCATGGATGGGGCCTGGAGGGGCAGCTCCTTGAACCCACTGGCTCCCACTGTGGAAGCTTCCTGACACCCTTGGTGTGGCCAGCAGGGGGCAGGAGGCACCCATGGAATCAGCCCTGAGCGTCCGTGTGGGAAAGGGGACAGGGCTTCTGCAGGGCCTCTGCTCCTGAGGGGAGGGCTCCTTGGAGGTGCCCCTGGGAGTAACCTCACGTCTTGGCTCCCCAGGCCCTCCATCGTAAGGTTGGATGGCAGGATCCTGTGGAGACGGTTTATCCGGATGATTTTCCTGGACCCCACTCCATTGCTCCGGTGCAGGAGACCTTACATGGGTGCCAGCCAGTCACCCAGGAGGACGGCAAAGAGAGCCGCATCTCGGTGCAGGAGAGACAGTGAGGCTGTGCGTGTCCAGGAGCATGGCAGCGCGGGCCAGTGGGCACGTGGCGGGGAGCTGCGGCTGCGGTTGAGGGCGAGGAGCTGGCGCCGGGCATATCCCCGGTCTGCCTGCACCCCTGCGGTTCAGAAACAGTTCACCTCGGAGAACCCCCGCCCTGGAGCTCATTCGATCTCCCAACTTGCTTTTAAAGATGGAGGCAAAACTTCTTGGAGGGCCGTATAGTAACAGCCGCCAAACCCTCTCACGCAACAGGACGTCTCATCGTGGTTTCTGTGAGCCCACGGAGGCATATATACAAACGTCCAGAGCAGCGTGTTTGTGAACAGCTGGAACTCACTGAACTGTCCACCAACAGGGGACTggctaaataaaattataatatatttatacaacGGGATCTCAAAAACTGttgtgggaaaaaaaaagcaggttgCAGAATGATGGGTacggaaacttttttttttaaagcttatacCCCAATACAATATGATATTATTGTTCATGGATATGTGTATAAACATAATAGAGATTCTATGTGTCGGTATAACCACGAATCTGGAAGGATAAGCAGAAAATGCACAGCTGGAAGAGTTGTAATGTCCGGGTTGGGGAAGAAAGGTCGGGGGAGGGTTGGTTAAAGGAAGATTTGGCTTTCCCAt encodes:
- the CD40 gene encoding tumor necrosis factor receptor superfamily member 5 precursor, giving the protein MVRLPLQCLLWGCLLTPVHPEQATACKGNQYLSGSHCCDLCPPGKKLVNDCTGITETECSPCGAGEFLDTWNRESRCHQHKYCDPNLGLQVQGTGTSTTDATCICHEGQHCSSDACESCILHSPCAPGLGVKQLATGVSDTVCEPCPVGFFSKVSSALEKCHPWTSCDTKGLVELQAGTNKTDAVCGFRNRMRALVVIPITMGVLFAVLLLSACIRKVAKEPENKALHRKVGWQDPVETVYPDDFPGPHSIAPVQETLHGCQPVTQEDGKESRISVQERQ
- the CD40 gene encoding tumor necrosis factor receptor superfamily member 5 isoform X1 codes for the protein MVRLPLQCLLWGCLLTPVHPEQATACKGNQYLSGSHCCDLCPPGKKLVNDCTGITETECSPCGAGEFLDTWNRESRCHQHKYCDPNLGLQVQGTGTSTTDATCICHEGQHCSSDACESCILHSPCAPGLGVKQLATGVSDTVCEPCPVGFFSKVSSALEKCHPWTSCDTKGLVELQAGTNKTDAVCGFRNRMRALVVIPITMGVLFAVLLLSACISECPGKVAKEPENKALHRKVGWQDPVETVYPDDFPGPHSIAPVQETLHGCQPVTQEDGKESRISVQERQ